tgaaagtGCTAAATTTCGTGTTTAAACACcccaatcgccttttgacgatcgggtaattccccccatcagtggtaagggttactcgacaccgctcaaggcagacagtcagtgaatttttttttcgtttttttttttcacattcatcactgcactgtattttacccctcgtcgtcacatacgtgacaaaacttcctagtcaggaaccatattttcacttgcttgatagccttagcttgtctatcacagaatgcactttagtaatcagtttgcgagctgaaataataccaaaagccaaaaagtatcactacgttgggtggctagtggcttaaTCACACAATTTATACTGACCGCTTTATATTATATAGTTGtatttttatcactttttttcttaataaatactttaaatcgtaattttccacagtaagttggataaacaaatttattttttatattgggaaagatccctggttggctactcgggaatACTCAGCGTTCACCTTcactttgtatacacattaaatcctcattgggacttctatctgtggttcaaatttctagaattacacacattaaatccacaggatttcgatttgtgtttcaaatctcgaGGTTGACACACTATATCTACGTCGGGATTACATctgccttttttaaatttttttagacacgctaaattttcagaaaatatttctatctgtgtccaatacACTCTTTAGAcatattaaatatttgcagacgatttctCGTCTCTGCATtacacatcactgtagacacattacaTCCTCgttaggatttctatctgtgtttgatatcactttgtacacactagaacctttcaggatttctatctgtgctgcatatcactacatacacactatatcctcgtcaggatttctttctatatcactgtagacacattaaatcctcgtcaggatttctatctgtggcctacataatcctcgtgaggatctctataagtggttcatatcactggccacgcattacattcacgtcaagatttacatctgattcaaatttttgcttattactaaattcacataagattgctatctgtgttaacacattcaatccgaccagaatttcaatccgtgtatttttaaagattttacttatacagcacaatcacagcatgattgatagctgggctacgttaaaaaataaaacactcttataatttttgctgcggttagatacacaccaacgccactaagtttTTGCCTCCAATCTCGAACCCTTTAAAGaaacaagatattcaaattaataaaatcaatggagacttatatcagattggctgattccatagtcgaGTTTGAACAAGAGTTCAACTCCGCCCCGGTCGAGTCCCgaaacaagcacacccttgcactactgcaagaggagctaagagcactatggaagaagaccaagtccacatatgaaagtcttctcagcaatgctgagctgtccaaagacgagctcagctcactaagaaagaagaataaaagttgcttcgcatgctacctgcaatgcatgtctgctgtggcggctaaagccgaagctatcaccccacagccggcaaaggatgaagcaaaggatgaagactcttcgcgccgtggacataaaatgctgttgccgccttgtgacaccgatgtatttaaaggcgactacctttcctggccagcctttagagatatgttcacggcgatatacatccacaatactgatctgaaagatgtcgagaaattatattatctaaaacaaaaaactcaaggggaggcaaaagaaatagtgggcaggtgctcattaacaaacgagggttttgcaaccgcctggaaaaatctaagcgacaggtacgaaaataaacgtatcctcgtcaacacacaactaaaacttttatttaatctgacggcagtcgagcaggagtgtggaacatcaattaaaaaattgcaacgtgagatcaacaattgcatttctgcgctacaatgtcataatattgacatcacaaattgggatgcaattataacctacctatgctccacaaaactccctgaatctacgttggctctttgggaacagaccgtagaacgaaagACAGATATCCCGACATTAGATACGGTTTCTGATATTAGgggtaacaaaactacaaaagcacccaaaagtcaaaattcgaattctagggaaaattctacaaaacttggggtttaccaagccagcgtacaaaaatcagcatgtaagatgtgcaacagtacggagcacaaattacgaaattgccaaaaattccgtaggttgtctacgtcagggaaaatcgagtttgtaaaaagcaatagttactgtctgaattgtctgtcgggtggacacaccgtgacacgatgcactagccaattcaattgcagcacgtgccacgcaaggcacaacaccttgctccatcttccgacagcacaactaaagacaactcctcaaaggtggattcaaaacgccaccgacaatacaccttcaacctcacaacagGCTAGAGCAAGACTGGAAGCTGAAAAAAGGCAAGATAATGCTAACAACGtcacttcgtgtcatgctaacacgacaaaaggggtgttattaggaacagcgcgggtGAATATAATCTACAACGGAgtaaaattttccgccagagcgttgatagactctgggtccgaatgctctttcataacagaaagactaaaaaagcgaataaaccttccatccaaacgtttgcatgtgcaggtgtcaggaataaataatacaccatctgcacaggtaaaggaatcatgtgcgattacgctaggttcgcttacagaccccttagtaagcattgATACAATggtcctagtcctgcctcaacTAACAgcggaccttccgacttgccaagctagcgcaacgactcggcaagcgttccctgatctgattctggcggataagaggttcttcattaatgaaccagtcgatctcatacttggaggcgacgtttatccccagatcatactaaacggtatacggaagaacgttctaaatacgcttctcgcccaagaaaccgtctacggttggattttaaccggtggtgcagatgcacctcacccaaccaatacgcgggtatcctttttcaatgaaattagcctagacaagcagctagccgctttctgggaacttgaaaatgtacctacaaaaaaggccctgaccgaagataacgcctattgcgaggcactatataaaaacacaacggaaaggaattcagatggaagatataccgtcgcccttccattcaaacaagacttcccaaaaaccctctgtttgggcccatctcttaagagcgtctgctctcagttctatcggaacgagacacgcctagccaagacaccggccctacaggtGGAATACaacagggtactgacagaatacgtcacgttagggcacataTCCAAGgtacacaccgtagtaccaccacaatcatctgattgctacttcttgccgcatcatgcggcaaagaggaaagtacaacgactaaagtgagggtcgtgttcaacgcgtcgtgcccgacatccaatggcacaagcctgaacaatgttctacacaccggcccagtacttcaatccgacttaacaatactgctcctccgatggagattctacaagtacgtcttcaacagcgacattgagaagatgtacaggcaaatttgggtaaaagaaaatcaaacccaataccaaagaatagtttttcgactcaaagcagaggacctTGTCAGCGTGtatgagctcaacacggtaacctttggggtcaactgtgccccctatctagcgatcagaaccctacatcaacttgcagatgacgtcgaACCTTCACTGCCGATCGCATCGCACATCTTGCCAAATAGCATGTACGTCGACGATGTCCTGGCagggggcatagcatcgaggcagcgaTCACTGCTCgagatgaaatcacagctgcattaaagtcatcAGGATTCCCTCTGTGAAAAtggacctctaattgcagtaggatactacagggcatacacaaacctcacaggcttacggaagactttctggagttcgaggacgcgagcatggtaaaaagcctaggcatccgttggaacgcgtatcccgactatttttatttcacagcgaaaccaatcgaaaaccaggaaatcttaacaaagagggcgatcctatctgccatcgccaaactcttcgaccctttaggctggctcgctccagttatcatcgtagctaagatgcagaacatttggctggaggggacggattgggatgaaccggtatcctcAATCACTTTAGACCGGTGgaaaacctttatgcaggagtgcCCCGCCATTAAccagattcgtatacctcggtgggtgcacttcaccccaaacaacgatatagaaattcacggcttctgtgacgcgtccgaaaaggcctacgcggctacggtttacatgcgcgctaagatcaacgataggatCTACGTTAGTCCACTTATGGCAAAAACAAGAATGGCACCAgtgaaaacaatttcattaccacgattggagttatgcggtgccgtcttgctggctgagactttggaaactgtgatggagaacctgaacttaggcacatttaacattcacagattcgaccatcgtcctagcatggattcgaaaacccccttgttcctggtcaaaatttgtagctcacagggtgacaaaaatcgtggaaaAGGTAAgaacgaaagcatggcatcatgttgagtccgcatcaaatccagcagacttagccagcagaggacttccagccacggacctagtcgacaactctttgtggtggcagggacctccttagctgcaagaaggcaaagcgaaatgGCCTTCTCAagtacaagtgcatgcagcaacgaccatcaacaatagcgaggatattcttgatcagttttccgatctatcaagagcgttgcgggtaatctcctacattataagattctcgaatagaactcatccaaaaactaaacgtcctttaaagcagagtcgcgccagatttcgcctgacgaaatcaaggctacgactagccgcctcatcaggatatcccaaaccaaccactatgccgcagaaataagctctctgaggactaggaaacccatcgcgaccaaaagcgagattctctctctacacccctttatcgacgaagataatgtccttcgggtgggggtcgcctcaacgcatccggggacgttcccgtcgacgagcgtcagccgataatcctcccttacgcctgccgactcacccgtctcctagtccaggttgtccacaccatttccatacatggcggaaaccaactaatgctgcggctcctacgcacgcagtattggatacctcgggtcaaaaacatgatccaaTCCATGATCCACAACTgtaaggcctgtacgctattccgcaaacgttccccgacgcaactcatgggaattctccctgcgggACGCGCCACCTTTTCTCGggcatttaccaatacaggggtggattttgccggaccgtttgacatcaggTCTTACAGTGGACGAGGATGTCGCATGtccaagggttacgtctgcctatttgtctgctttgcgactaaggcgatccacttagaggcgactaacgacctcagcaccgccgcgtttctagcagcgtttattcggtttgtcgccagactaggatgcccgaaaaacctctattccgacaacggaacgaactttgtcggtgcgtcgagggcccTCCGCTTAGAGtccaaggcattcctcgttgatgcgtgCGACAAAACCCTCTCTAAGTATGCCCACCAAACCCTCACCTGGCATTTCATTCCaacagctgctcctcatatgggcgggctgtggaaAGCAGGAGTCAAGAGTTGcaaaacccatttcaaaaagatcgcatcggatcacaAATTCACtctagaggagtttagcaccctcctgtgtaggattgaatcttgtctcaactcccgacccctgagcccatcttcaaatgacccgtccaacctggagccacttacccccgggcacttcctagtcgggggccatctactagcgccacccgagattgacgtcagcgaggatcgcgcttcactcgtcaatcgatgggaaaaacttaaggcgctgcatctaaccttctgcaaacggtggaaaacggagtatctcaccgaattacagaagcgcgttaagtggaagcatccacaatcgaaccttaaacagggagacctagtcgtcattaaggaggacaatctgccccccaacgaatggagactaggtcggatagccacccttcattatggccccgataaccgagttcgagtcgtcgaactggatacggcaaggggacaaaccacaagaccaatcacgaaattggtcctactaccaccctccagtgaaggtgagggagacttgtaactcccaccaGTTTTAACAAACcccgtaacccagctctcgttcaccacgaacgaggccaacagaagccTAAAGCAGATAAACTATCTGCCACCGCATACCCCCTTTTTTATTGCTTGGCACATTACGGCCACAACGCTGGTGCTTAACAACAATGAGAGCAACTACCTATCCACAATTCAAAGAATTCTCCCCCTCAGTGACATCTACTAAAGCCACAACAACGTATAAAAACGAGTCTCTTGTGCTTATTAAAATCTAAAGGgtcttttttttccaaaaacagCAGTCTGTGCAATTCATAATAATGCATACAATCTCACCTGACAGCATAATAGTAATTAAAAGTATTTCATTTGAGCAATTATTTTGACAGCCGGCAATTATCATTTTTGCAATTGTTGATCCAAATGGAAATTCcgatataacagcaccaaatctgtCTAGCTATCTAtaagttattaaaaaacaaaatcatcAATATACGTAGAGCAACGGGATACTGCACAGCCAGCATTACCTTTCTGTCTTCCAAATTCCAAAATACCCAATCTTGTTTGAATTCATAAGCACCTCATCGAATTTAAAGTTAAGCACACCAATTGTGCCATCTTGATGCCCCACAGCAGCGACATCCAGTGCTGGTGCAGGTTCAATACAAGTGACTTTGTTACCCCACCCAGCCAGCGGGCATACCAAATCTACTTTGTACTCCATTAGAATGCGACTCACTTCTGCGCCGAAGTCTTCACGTTTTGCATATAACTTATGCGATACCACAACTGCAGGTATTCCAGCTTTTTGCGCGCGTTCAATACCCATAACATCGGACTTATTCGATATAACTAATACCACATCGGCATGCCACCCTGCGATGTATCGCGACAAGCATCGATGAGTGCTTGAAAATTGCTACCATTTCCGGATATGAGTACGAAAACACGTTTGCGTGGTTGCTTTGTAATTGTtgtagaagttgtgaacaacgtTTGCAAATTTCACAACAACTTGAGGTTCGTTGGGATTACTGCGTTTATAAGCCACACCCATACGTGTAGCCCGTTAACTATATTCAAGTCCCGCTAAAATGGTGTGCTCATGCTCGGGTGCAATCACTACAAAACCAATGCCGCAGTTAAGATTATCTAGAGGGACCTCATGATCCCGTGGTATAATACGTTGCACATCTGGCAGTAAGCCCGTAGTAATGTGCGATATGGCTTTAATTTCGCATTCCCTTAAGAGCGCGAGTATTTCATTAACATATATTCGTGATGGTTTACATAGTTCTTGACCTAATGTTTTACTGCCACTGCTAAATTCGCATTCTCTGATAAATCAATGTCTGCCAGTTCTAGCTGTTTTCAACAAAGCATGAAAGCCTGCACAATGTAGGCTGGAACATAAGTGGTACCCACTACTTAATCTCCTCTTTCTCCCGACTTTGCGTTTCGAATGCAAAATTACTATACAAGATACTGTCAAAAAAAAACCACCCTCTCCTGCTTGCGGGTGACTCAACGGCTTTGCAATGTTCTTAGCACGGCCTACCCAATTTCAGTTGTTTAATTGCAACACGACAGTACCTACAAGTAAAGACCAAGTTGATATcatgtgtttgtatgtacataaatactcaaaagacataatttacttatatgtagATAGTTGCATACGAAAATATAtgcgctaaaaaaaaaaaaaattataataaaatacataaatatgcgTCACTGTCCTAGGACATAGCAAACTCTAAGTACATTGGGGTGGTCGGTCGTACGAACTAAAATTGCTTCAGTCCATCCACTAAAAAGCTCCATTTTCCTCAAGAAAATAAGCAATAAAAGATTCATTTCTAGCGAATCTACAAAAATAAGAAAGCTTTATCCGATGGATTGAAAAGGTTGTATTTTCGCCGACTACTCTAGTGTACTCTAAGGCTTTTGCCTGAATTGACAGTCACTGTTCAACATAAATCAATATCAATTTGCATACCAATCAATACCCTTTGCACTTGCTTCATCATTGCCCTGCCAAGTGAGTAAGTCCTCTTCCCCATGTTCTCTCCTCCTCCTCTTTCCTTCTTAAACAACTCAATCTAATTTCTTTGTTAGTTTAAACGGGAAGTTGTGTGTTTCTTATCATCATTGCCACCAATATCATTGTCACTATTATACGTATTCATTGCCGATAATCGTTGGCTTAATAGATTCCCTGAAATACACTTGACAGGTTTTGCACAAAAGCTGGCCAATAATTAGTGAAACCGAATGGTTTATCCTTGTGGATACCAGATATTGTACAAGATTTGTAAAACCTTTTTGGAAAGTTTACCCGAACAATACTTGGATTATATGCAACCGTATGGCGAATATGAGGAAGACGATGATCAAGATTCATCACAAGGTCCTTCGTCATCACCAATGAAGGAACCACAGCAAGCCATACCGGTTATGACGCGTATGGTCAGCCAAAACCTTGTCGTGTTAGCAGTAATCACCCTTACAACCACTACAACAATTGCAAAAATTAGCTTCATCCAGAAAAAATAATCTGCAATATGTCAACGACACTAACCCACTACTAATCATCTCTTCAAGCCGTCCAGGTGTACCGACTACAATATGGACACCTTGTTGTAGTGAACTTTTCTGCGTTTCTAACTCAACACCACCAATCAGTAACAGCGAACGCACATCCGGATTGCTTAAATGTActcgaaatttttcaatttgATCATAAGTTTGTTCAGCTAATTCACGACGCGGCTCGATAATAATGGCCTGTGGGGCATTAGGTGCTGGCTTATTGGCTGCTGTATTTGTTGCAGGACTTGCAAGCGGATTTGCTTTAGAACGTTCAGCACCTGCTAGACAAACCGCCATGAAACCATTCTTTGGTGGATACTTAAATTCGCTTTTaccaaaattaaataatatttcagcATTTTTCAACACAACAGCTAGATAAAATGTTTTATTACATTGATTTTCAGGTATACGAAAAGCTACACCAAGACCTTTGCCATTCTTGGCAAACACAATTTCATTGGCCTGCAAATCGAGAAAACAGCCAATCACGTCATTTTTACCAAATGCTTCCCCATAATCATCAAATTGACGATTATTGGATTTTTTTCCTGTGCCACCAAAGCCATAACCATTACGACATGTACCAAGATCTAGATCGGCTTGCTCAGTAGACCAACCCACACGACAAAGGCCTTCGTCAGTGACAGTAGCTTCATAATAGAATTTTCCTTTGCCATGGACGCCGGTTGTTGCACGGCAACCATGCCATTCTTTAAACTCACGCGATTGACAACGCATTCTATCCGCTGTTACGGCAAGTGCTGCCCCACGATCAAAGAACGACATTGTCCATGGTGCAATAGCGCCACCAGCAGCAACAGGTTTGCTAACCTTTCCCTCCTCTAAATCGCGTAATAATTCCCAAACTATTTGCAAAATAGGTAAACAGAAAGCTCCTGATTTTCCAGAACCAGTTTCGGCGGCCATAAGTACATCGCCACCTCCGAGAATGAGCGGTATTGCTTCAGCCTGTACATCGGTCGGCAAGGTCCATTCCATTTCTTCGATTGCCTTGGCAATTTCCGGTAAAACACAAAATTCTTCAAAGGCAGTCATTTTCGGAGATACAAAAAATTTTCACTATGGTGCTAAAGCCGCTGTACACAATGTCAAATATGTAGAGCGACGGAGAGGCTAACGAGCACGAATTCAAGCCaataaaattaaatggtatagTACGAACACCCACGCAAATAGCGTTACTGCACAAAATGGTTATACTACTCGCCACCATCACCGCATTATTACGACCTGTTTTACGTCCCCGTTTGGCGTGCCATCAGTGGTAACTGTGCCTCTGCGTGTACCACGTTTACGTTTACTACTACTACCATAGGATTCGTCGAAGTCATTGTCCGATTCAAAATCCTCTTCGAAGTCATCCACATGATGATAATGTGACATATCAATATCTTCATGGAACCAATCCTTTTCAGCGTTGGCGTGTGAGTCTTTGCTATCGTTAACGCCTGAAACACTCATAGAATTACCATCAGCATCAACAATTGCTACACTCTGCCGATGCATTGCCCGTTGCTTGATGATAAGGTGCGCACGATATTGATACGCTCTTATAACTGTGATGATTTAGTAAGTACTGCCGCTTTGGTTTACGCCAACGTGCCGATGGATATGTTTATATTTGTCCACCACGAAATCCGGGCATTCGTTGCCGTTGTTTCATGAATAGAGCACAGCGGGACTCTGCGCCACCGGTCTGTGAATCCGAAAATGGCATACGTAGACGGCGTTCCATACATAAACGTATATTAAAATTATCGCTATGTTCTAGAATTTCCTTATAAGACCAATcgttgatgaaattttgtattttcCCGAATTTATTGATATTTTCAATATCAGAGCATGCTCTTGCGAAGGATTAGTAATCagctgaaatgaaaaaaaaggaataagaaattagaaaatgttacaaaattataaaaagggaacgatactTATACTTACCCATCACACGTTTTTCTTcataatgaaaattcattcaaaatgtgtgtatactcatttccatgaatgaatgacatttttgaatgaacgaatcaaggttgccactcgatgacatttgcttttgtcttttcttacgccgtaaacacattgcgcgcgaccccatgggatcacaagtcggatccgcgggatccaacaaactcgagtgttagtacCCGAACAGCTTTACCCTTTTTtccgacaaatgaaaattttgttttattttgacaatgtggtgcataaaaacacgatcaaaatcaactttcttgggaaaaaaaaagtgaaccactcgagaccgaaataattttcgcggtttatttgcattgttttcattgCTAAAAGGTTAGTGCAAAATCAAAAtgtcaaacataaacaaaaacatgtcaaactcccTAAGTTTTGGTGaacagtggtctcgctttcatgatagaaattgtttttgtgttttgaagttccgataaagtttcgtcagtccttTTGGCCTGGAACCTAAGcaagaataaagtagtgtcatatatgctctAGATAatacaaacaagggagaaattaaaattTGTAGTAAAGACTATAAAATTTATGTCGCGTCAGAACTCAGACTCGAGTTTTCCCTAAATActttcatgacatgaccattatgtataATTACGCTGcccaatgggcagcaccgcaTAGCTGTCTCATTCCAATGAGTGGAAGAGTtagcagctgacagctctacaagttaccacactcgatagtgtaggctatcCCCGCCTATCCCCGGTAGTGTTGAAATCaccaaacacaccacaatttctgattctcacacaacatggcccaaatcaacacaaagagtgttcccagacagcggaTAAAGAcctctttacatctgtcgcacattttatctgcacGAAGTCGCTTAAACGACAATCTTATTAACCAGCTCTGATTCACAAAGAGCATTGAAAATACATTGGTAACACGTGATACCATCTTTTACCCAAATCATCGCGCATATAAACGTTGATTACCTGCATCAGGAAAGGAAACAAATggaaaaaaaatacaattgccaTAGTTTATGTCCGGAACCACATTTCactgtttttgattattttcaatataacaattttcacCCTGTTGAAAATATTCAACAAAATAGAATATACATTTAGGCGTACTATCTAAATAAAGGATTTAATAAGAGTCTAATAGTGTTTTCAACCACCACAAGCATAAAATCTATGCAGAATAACCTAATAAGATTATGCACTCCACATGAAtcccttatcccgagtacgccaaccaataTGTCAGCCAGAATCGACCCCTGGTCTCCGGCCATTAGCCACCCAACCAACATATGCAGCGATATTACTAAACGCTACCACTTCCAGACATGCCTGGATTTGCATTCAAACGCTCCAAAACCGAGGCACGCCCCAATGCGTTCACCATCACTTGCCGTCTGTGCATTAAACCGCACGTAGTGCGATTGTGCCTATTTTCCGTGGTATGTCGACTGAGGGGCGACTACGTGCAATACTCATTCACCGCTATTGTCCCAACTGCCTATCCCCGTTCCACCGCCTGGAAATATGCCCCAGCCAAGACCGATGCCAACGTTGCAGTGAACCACATCACACGACGCTACATATGGACGAGGATCAGCCGTCGCCACCTCAAAGCAAGCATGACGACGACGATGCGAGCTCGGATGGGGTCCTCTCCATCCATGTCACGGAGCAAACGATATCATGGGCCCAGCAAGTCGAGGAAGAAAAGAGGCTAGCCAATGCAGCAGAGGTAGCCCAATCGGGCAGCTTAGAAACGCCGCGATTCCGGCCCCCATTACGTCATGAGAGACCCGAGAACCGCTCGCCTATGCTCGGCGCTTTCGCGCGCTTACAaatcggggatggcgcggagacacgtcctttccgcccatcgcaccgccctactggcaaacagcgtgacgacgcggaaccgcgtccgtcccgctcgtcacgccAGTTCACTGGGAGGGCGGCCCCTAATAAGATGCGCAACAACAATCGAGCTCTCGTGAGGCAACAGCAAACCCCCACTGGCTTCAGAAGTGGTCGGCTCCGGGACAATTTAGCGGCACCGACTATAACTCTAGAattgatcgccatcgcgccgacagccatagtccgaattgagtcaggaggccgtttacacctggtccgcgccctgttagatgcctgcgctcccaccagcattatcgacgccaatctgtgcaaggatctacacctggagcgtaacaataccgcacgtctttcgaggtgcaccgtcgttcttcgagggaagtatggggtagcgggaaagatcacgaaccaagccaccgtaatagcaaactatgccaggttaaaccccacggccaatctggacccgtcggtagcggccccattccagttcatgaagc
The DNA window shown above is from Eurosta solidaginis isolate ZX-2024a chromosome 2, ASM4086904v1, whole genome shotgun sequence and carries:
- the LOC137239711 gene encoding ATP-dependent RNA helicase Ddx1-like isoform X2 codes for the protein MTAFEEFCVLPEIAKAIEEMEWTLPTDVQAEAIPLILGGGDVLMAAETGSGKSGAFCLPILQIVWELLRDLEEGKVSKPVAAGGAIAPWTMSFFDRGAALAVTADRMRCQSREFKEWHGCRATTGVHGKGKFYYEATVTDEGLCRVGWSTEQADLDLGTCRNGYGFGGTGKKSNNRQFDDYGEAFGKNDVIGCFLDLQANEIVFAKNGKGLGVAFRIPENQCNKTFYLAVVLKNAEILFNFGKSEFKYPPKNGFMAVCLAGAERSKANPLASPATNTAANKPAPNAPQAIIIEPRRELAEQTYDQIEKFRVHLSNPDVRSLLLIGGVELETQKSSLQQGVHIVVGTPGRLEEMISSGGCKGDYC
- the LOC137239711 gene encoding ATP-dependent RNA helicase Ddx1-like isoform X1, which encodes MTAFEEFCVLPEIAKAIEEMEWTLPTDVQAEAIPLILGGGDVLMAAETGSGKSGAFCLPILQIVWELLRDLEEGKVSKPVAAGGAIAPWTMSFFDRGAALAVTADRMRCQSREFKEWHGCRATTGVHGKGKFYYEATVTDEGLCRVGWSTEQADLDLGTCRNGYGFGGTGKKSNNRQFDDYGEAFGKNDVIGCFLDLQANEIVFAKNGKGLGVAFRIPENQCNKTFYLAVVLKNAEILFNFGKSEFKYPPKNGFMAVCLAGAERSKANPLASPATNTAANKPAPNAPQAIIIEPRRELAEQTYDQIEKFRVHLSNPDVRSLLLIGGVELETQKSSLQQGVHIVVGTPGRLEEMISSGLVSLTYCRLFFLDEANFCNCCSGCKGDYC